One genomic region from Balneola sp. encodes:
- a CDS encoding 1-deoxy-D-xylulose-5-phosphate reductoisomerase, with protein sequence MNKQKLAILGSTGSIGTQALDIVRQHPDKFEVIALTAHSNWELLAQQVKEFTPSFAAISNEDHLDDLKATVSGVEIISGSENLPSIATLDEADIILNSLVGFAGFESTLEAIRSGKKVALANKESLVVGGALINQELQKTDAKLIPVDSEHSAMLQCLVGESMDDIEKIIITASGGPFREFSKKQMEEVTVEQALNHPNWNMGAKITIDSSTMMNKGLEIIEAHWLFDIPVEKIEPVVHPQSIIHSMVTFIDGSSKAQLGLPDMKVPIIYALSYPERLDLETPRMNWQEAQNLTFEPVDFERFPCVKLAMDSLKESDYAPAVLNAANEVAVDRFLNKEIGYISISKIVEKSLAKIESSDSLNVETLKEIDKETRIYAASIK encoded by the coding sequence AATTGGGAGTTACTGGCTCAACAGGTAAAAGAATTCACTCCAAGCTTTGCAGCAATTAGCAATGAAGACCATCTCGACGATTTAAAAGCAACGGTTTCCGGAGTTGAGATTATTTCCGGATCAGAAAACTTGCCATCCATAGCTACCTTGGATGAAGCCGATATTATCTTGAACAGTTTGGTTGGTTTTGCCGGTTTTGAATCTACTCTTGAAGCCATTCGGTCAGGAAAAAAGGTAGCACTTGCCAATAAAGAGTCACTGGTAGTAGGTGGGGCGCTGATTAATCAAGAGCTTCAAAAAACAGATGCCAAACTTATTCCGGTCGATTCTGAACACAGTGCTATGTTGCAGTGCCTTGTTGGGGAGTCTATGGATGATATTGAGAAGATCATAATCACTGCCAGCGGTGGACCTTTTCGTGAGTTTAGCAAAAAACAGATGGAAGAGGTGACGGTTGAACAGGCCTTGAATCACCCTAACTGGAACATGGGTGCAAAGATTACGATCGATTCATCTACCATGATGAATAAAGGACTTGAAATTATTGAAGCGCATTGGCTTTTTGATATTCCTGTTGAGAAGATAGAGCCTGTTGTTCATCCTCAAAGTATTATTCATTCTATGGTAACTTTTATAGATGGTTCAAGTAAAGCCCAGCTTGGTTTGCCGGACATGAAAGTACCCATTATTTATGCACTAAGTTATCCGGAAAGATTGGACCTGGAAACCCCAAGAATGAACTGGCAGGAAGCACAGAATCTTACTTTTGAACCCGTTGATTTTGAACGGTTTCCCTGTGTGAAGTTAGCAATGGATAGTCTTAAAGAAAGTGATTATGCTCCGGCCGTTTTAAATGCGGCTAATGAAGTAGCTGTAGACCGCTTTTTGAACAAAGAAATTGGTTATATTTCAATTTCTAAAATTGTAGAAAAAAGTTTGGCTAAAATAGAATCAAGCGATAGTTTGAACGTAGAGACGCTAAAAGAAATAGACAAAGAGACGCGCATTTACGCGGCTTCAATTAAATAA
- the rseP gene encoding RIP metalloprotease RseP, producing the protein MDWFLNLLNTILIFGGALMILVFIHELGHYLAAKFFGMRVERFSIGFPPRIWGFQKGDTDYCIGATPLGGYVKITGMIDESMDTEHLDKEPEEWEYRSKPVWQRIVTITAGVIFNMILAFFIYFGLTFSQGKAVLPIEETDGIYVPETSILYEIGFQTGDKIVGVNNQRVQYFNELVSASELTSSDLNYTVLRNGGEVNVSVSPNYLDSIQTRGFLDPSYILPSSVSSVPAGRPAADAGLKAGDRIVSADGEPVKYWIQLVEIIQNADTAVTFGVQREDSLFYASITPDQETKTIGIASPNPQTLGFERIDYGFLESLEEGYNQTVEQTVGIIQGFTRMITGDISVSQNLGGPIAIASITREATDQAGWIGFWNITALLSITLAILNILPIPALDGGHLVFLIYEGVTRREPSEKVRMVAQQIGFFIMVGLFIFVMFNDAFRYFGL; encoded by the coding sequence ATGGACTGGTTTTTAAACTTATTAAACACAATTCTGATTTTTGGCGGGGCTTTGATGATCCTCGTTTTTATACATGAGTTGGGGCATTACCTTGCTGCAAAGTTTTTTGGTATGCGAGTAGAACGTTTTTCAATTGGTTTCCCTCCACGAATTTGGGGTTTCCAAAAAGGAGATACTGACTATTGTATCGGTGCCACTCCTTTGGGAGGTTATGTGAAGATTACCGGTATGATTGACGAAAGCATGGATACCGAGCATTTGGATAAAGAACCCGAAGAATGGGAGTACCGAAGCAAACCGGTTTGGCAAAGGATTGTAACTATAACTGCCGGTGTAATATTTAATATGATTCTGGCTTTCTTTATCTATTTTGGACTTACTTTCTCGCAAGGTAAAGCCGTTCTTCCTATAGAGGAAACTGACGGTATTTATGTGCCGGAAACATCCATTTTATATGAAATCGGCTTCCAAACCGGCGATAAGATTGTTGGGGTTAACAACCAGCGGGTTCAGTATTTCAACGAACTAGTTTCTGCATCCGAGCTTACTTCAAGTGATTTAAATTATACTGTACTTAGAAATGGAGGAGAGGTTAATGTATCAGTTTCTCCAAATTACTTAGATAGCATTCAAACCCGCGGTTTTTTAGATCCTTCTTATATACTTCCAAGTTCGGTTTCATCAGTCCCTGCCGGCCGCCCTGCAGCTGATGCAGGTTTAAAAGCAGGAGATCGAATTGTTTCAGCTGATGGTGAACCGGTAAAATATTGGATTCAGCTGGTGGAAATCATTCAAAATGCAGATACAGCAGTTACATTCGGAGTACAAAGGGAAGATTCTCTTTTCTATGCTTCCATCACTCCAGATCAGGAAACCAAAACCATTGGAATTGCTTCACCAAATCCCCAAACTTTAGGATTTGAGCGTATTGATTACGGATTTTTGGAATCTTTAGAGGAAGGATATAATCAAACAGTAGAGCAAACGGTTGGTATTATCCAAGGATTTACGCGAATGATTACAGGTGATATTTCAGTATCTCAAAACTTAGGTGGGCCTATTGCAATTGCCAGTATTACCCGCGAGGCTACAGATCAGGCCGGGTGGATCGGCTTTTGGAATATCACGGCTTTACTTAGTATCACCCTCGCTATTTTGAACATTCTTCCAATTCCGGCATTAGATGGTGGGCATCTCGTATTCTTAATTTATGAAGGAGTCACCAGACGTGAACCCTCAGAAAAAGTACGTATGGTTGCTCAGCAAATAGGGTTCTTCATTATGGTTGGACTTTTCATTTTTGTTATGTTTAATGACGCATTCAGATATTTCGGACTCTAA
- a CDS encoding phosphatidylserine decarboxylase family protein, translating into MLARDGYSTIAFILIISALVCGFAFYFLDHWFAYLIYAVMASLSGLIIYFFRDPDRTIPEGENLVISPADGKVVFVKEIEEGVYLKGKATQISIFLSPLNVHVNRNPVSGSLEYLKYHPGEYLMAWTEHASELNERADFGVLHPSNTKIFFRQITGFLARRIVYNINEGDTLKAGERFGIMKFGSRMDVVVPENVEVKVQPGDTTVAGESVIGVIN; encoded by the coding sequence ATGCTCGCACGCGACGGTTATTCCACAATTGCTTTTATTCTCATCATTTCTGCATTGGTTTGTGGTTTCGCGTTTTATTTTCTCGATCATTGGTTCGCATATTTAATTTATGCTGTAATGGCTTCACTGTCTGGATTGATTATTTACTTTTTCAGAGATCCCGACAGAACAATTCCAGAAGGAGAGAATCTGGTAATTTCACCTGCCGATGGAAAAGTTGTTTTTGTGAAAGAGATAGAGGAGGGTGTTTATTTGAAAGGCAAAGCAACTCAGATTAGTATTTTTCTGTCGCCTTTGAATGTACATGTGAACCGAAATCCAGTTTCTGGCTCACTGGAGTACTTGAAATATCATCCCGGTGAATATTTAATGGCATGGACTGAACATGCCTCCGAGCTTAACGAACGTGCAGATTTTGGAGTACTTCACCCCTCAAATACAAAGATATTTTTCCGACAAATAACCGGATTTTTAGCACGTCGCATTGTATATAATATCAATGAAGGCGATACACTTAAAGCTGGAGAACGTTTTGGGATTATGAAATTCGGCTCACGAATGGATGTTGTTGTTCCAGAGAATGTAGAAGTGAAAGTACAACCCGGAGATACCACTGTAGCCGGCGAATCTGTGATTGGAGTAATCAACTGA
- the pssA gene encoding CDP-diacylglycerol--serine O-phosphatidyltransferase, translating to MKYPIQKKYHSFKERQKRRKESKPPVNRKIAVPSFFTLMNLFSGFLAIISISDGEFVRAAWLIALAGLFDVFDGLMARLADATSDFGIELDSISDMVSFGVAPGFLMYTWSLHELGFVGIIVSALPPLCGAVRLARFNVNARLQPTKDFFIGLPIPAQAIILGAFFLTFRDSLEIFSFLENGVNSALIPIIVVISFLMVSTLPFDKIPRFDRKTIRQNRGKFILFFVYLILILAFQEYGLMAVFTIFMLKGIVIGAIQFFTDDYGPEGVDKFQDYS from the coding sequence ATGAAATATCCCATTCAAAAAAAATATCACTCTTTTAAGGAGCGCCAGAAAAGGCGTAAAGAAAGTAAACCACCGGTAAACAGGAAAATTGCTGTTCCAAGTTTCTTTACCCTTATGAACTTGTTCAGTGGCTTTTTGGCAATCATTTCCATCTCTGACGGAGAATTTGTAAGAGCTGCTTGGCTTATCGCTCTAGCTGGATTATTTGATGTTTTTGATGGGTTGATGGCCCGTTTAGCAGATGCTACCAGCGATTTCGGTATTGAACTCGATTCCATCAGTGATATGGTTTCCTTTGGGGTAGCACCTGGCTTTTTGATGTACACCTGGTCTCTTCATGAGCTGGGTTTTGTTGGTATTATCGTGAGCGCTTTACCGCCTCTTTGTGGAGCAGTTAGATTGGCGCGATTTAATGTAAACGCACGACTTCAACCTACTAAAGACTTTTTTATTGGGCTCCCAATTCCGGCTCAGGCTATTATTTTAGGGGCTTTCTTCCTGACTTTTAGAGATTCACTCGAGATCTTTTCATTCCTTGAAAACGGGGTGAACTCAGCGCTCATTCCCATTATTGTAGTTATTTCATTTCTGATGGTCAGTACACTTCCATTTGACAAAATCCCCCGATTTGATCGCAAAACAATCCGCCAAAATCGAGGTAAGTTTATTCTTTTCTTTGTCTATCTGATACTTATCCTGGCATTTCAAGAGTATGGGCTAATGGCCGTATTTACCATTTTTATGCTGAAGGGAATAGTAATTGGAGCAATACAGTTTTTCACGGATGATTACGGTCCTGAAGGGGTAGATAAATTTCAGGACTACAGCTGA
- a CDS encoding UDP-N-acetylglucosamine 2-epimerase (non-hydrolyzing) produces MKKVLIAFGTRPEVIKLAPVIKELKGNFELTVLHSGQHKELVNPMLSLFRIEPDINLNIMQPGQDLFELTQRLLPKLKDTLQEAEPDYVIVQGDTTTSYLTALAAFYKRIPVLHVEAGLRSHNPYNPFPEEMNRKQISHLAHHHFAPTQLNQKNLLDEGISSEQITVTGNTVIDAMEFIQSSKEYDTAQPDILSKIHSQDKLLVLTAHRRENHGKPLLDIFKAVNHLLESHQNLKVIFPAHPNPNIEKALLESGVQNERLLQTSPFDYLSFLHVLDRADVILSDSGGIQEEASALGKHVLVLRNETERQELIDSGLGTLVGTEFERIVSEVNDQLVSNSSQDKSSIFGDGKAAEKIREVLLNQL; encoded by the coding sequence ATGAAGAAAGTTTTAATCGCATTTGGCACTCGACCTGAAGTCATCAAGCTGGCACCTGTAATAAAGGAACTGAAGGGAAATTTTGAATTAACAGTCTTGCATTCCGGACAGCATAAAGAATTGGTTAATCCCATGCTTTCCTTGTTTCGGATTGAACCGGATATAAACCTGAATATCATGCAGCCGGGGCAGGATTTATTTGAGCTGACCCAGAGACTTCTTCCTAAACTAAAAGATACGCTGCAGGAGGCAGAGCCTGATTATGTTATTGTTCAGGGCGATACGACGACTTCTTACTTAACCGCCTTAGCAGCTTTTTATAAGCGGATACCTGTTCTCCATGTCGAAGCAGGTTTGCGAAGCCACAATCCATACAATCCTTTTCCTGAAGAGATGAACCGCAAGCAGATTTCACATCTTGCACATCACCATTTCGCTCCAACTCAGCTTAACCAAAAGAATTTATTGGATGAGGGAATTTCTTCTGAACAGATTACTGTCACAGGAAATACGGTAATTGATGCCATGGAGTTCATTCAGAGTTCCAAAGAATATGATACTGCACAACCTGATATTCTCTCAAAGATCCACTCTCAGGACAAGCTATTGGTTCTAACAGCTCACCGACGGGAAAATCACGGTAAGCCCTTATTGGATATTTTTAAAGCGGTAAATCACCTTTTAGAAAGCCACCAAAATTTAAAGGTAATCTTCCCGGCTCATCCCAATCCAAATATAGAGAAAGCTCTTTTGGAATCCGGAGTTCAAAATGAGAGGCTCTTACAAACTTCCCCTTTTGACTATCTTTCTTTTCTGCATGTACTCGATAGAGCCGATGTTATTTTAAGCGATTCAGGAGGAATACAGGAAGAAGCTTCTGCTCTGGGAAAACATGTACTTGTGCTAAGAAATGAAACGGAAAGGCAAGAACTTATTGATTCCGGTTTGGGAACATTGGTTGGTACAGAATTTGAGAGAATAGTTTCTGAAGTCAATGATCAGCTTGTTTCAAATTCTAGTCAAGATAAATCATCTATTTTTGGAGATGGAAAAGCAGCTGAAAAGATTCGTGAAGTACTTTTAAATCAGCTGTAG